A region from the Diadema setosum chromosome 17, eeDiaSeto1, whole genome shotgun sequence genome encodes:
- the LOC140240918 gene encoding ATP-dependent RNA helicase DHX58-like — MKSMSLSEMELLLGTDERDKVPRSPLHQETEIDAENQNHPISGLTPDVVKDSASLELSKSSVVELDSELLHGGHTSKLQFLTPTKEVSARFGEDLVGSRLGTDTTKDSESPGQAESFANREEIISKPKVELNFNATAKESTKTTLRGYQNELAEPGIKGASYIICAPTGSGKTITVASICYKRMLKMKQEGHEEYFKAIFIVPTRHLKKQQREAFQELFVPGTVAALMPGEQFSSVFNRGNVRVLMITAQVLVNALIQGQFRLSDASMIVFDECHHTTLNHPYNEIMRQYLKDKKVLHAEKIAAGKWQVGQPQKGLPQVIGLTASVGTGTSDDAHSHIVTLCANLDCLGVKVVEKPENIEELKEKNKPPEADQIVATPKKDETDISRRFVQLLKETMEDIEKHLLSKYLSMDIGNDQTSPKGTQDYECWIATIRSEAEGHNEDLYACAAYLFHLNLALMVYEDLRATDAVQAVETFKLSTRSSIDVTTTGRNCRLIYEKNLPELRELAERDDPLGNPKLLCLQELIKRVFQKEPKSKAIVLARTRFATLALLEFIKESQDLQEIVRPVRIVGQSKEVDAGQTEAKQEAALDRFRDDNEDHPDRANLLVATDIVQEGLNIPACNAIIRYNFVSNEIGTVQSKGRARADKSMCFLIVESGSLNQRREYKNRERIIKMDEAIKQANEMDPKEWRRQLALRQLTIIQHVEEKEAKTQAHKSTHNASNVKVLCNRADCRAFVCHAKDIERRLSNYTCLDGTISERTRIRRFNIPREFRESRTVGSVHCGECGNQLGQAIEFLRGGVYKPGHNLLLKSLLFQYQLEDGSLEEKTFNKWKKVDFEIASEQ; from the exons ATGAAAAGTATGTCACTATCAGAAATGGAACTCTTGCTTGGAACCGATGAACGTGACAAGGTTCCTCGATCACCTTTGCATCAGGAGACAGAAATTGATGCTGAAAATCAGAATCATCCAATTTCAGGGCTCACTCCAGATGTAGTGAAGGATTCTGCTTCACTTGAACTCAGCAAATCCTCTGTTGTAGAACTTGATAGTGAGTTGCTGCATGGAGGTCACACTAGTAAACTTCAGTTTTTGACCCCAACCAAGGAGGTTTCAGCAAGATTTGGTGAGGATCTTGTTGGCAGCAGACTTGGTACAGATACAACAAAGGACTCAGAATCTCCAGGTCAAGCAGAGTCATTTGCAAATAGGGAAGAGATTATCTCAAAGCCAAAAGTGGAACTGAATTTTAATGCCACAGCCAAGGAGAGTACAAAGACTACACTTCGAGGGTACCAAAATGAACTTGCTGAACCAGGCATAAAGGGAGCGAGCTACATCATTTGTGCTCCCACTGGATCTGGAAAGACGATCACAGTGGCAAGTATTTGCTACAAACGAATGCTGAAAATGAAACAGGAAGGCCATGAAGAATACTTTAAAGCAATATTCATTGTACCAACCAGGCATTTGAAGAAGCAGCAGCGTGAAGCTTTCCAGGAGTTATTTGTGCCTGGAACTGTGGCTGCACTCATGCCAGGGGAGCAGTTCAGCAGTGTCTTCAATAGGGGCAATGTCAGAGTACTGATGATAACAGCGCAAGTCCTTGTTAATGCACTCATCCAAGGGCAGTTTCGTCTATCCGATGCTTCAATGATTGTGTTTGATGAATGTCATCACACAACTCTCAATCATCCCTACAATGAGATTATGAGGCAGTACTTGAAAGACAAGAAGGTGCTTCATGCCGAGAAAATTGCTGCTGGCAAATGGCAGGTGGGACAACCACAAAAAGGGCTTCCACAAGTCATCG GTCTTACTGCTTCTGTTGGTACTGGTACTTCGGATGATGCCCACAGTCACATTGTCACCTTGTGTGCAAACCTGGATTGTTTGGGGGTGAAGGTTGTCGAAAAGCCAGAGAATATTGAAGAACTCAAGGAAAAGAACAAGCCTCCTGAAGCAGACCAAATAGTTGCAACTCCAAAAAAGGATGAGACAGATATCAGCAGACGTTTCGTACAACTCCTGAAGGAAACTATGGAAGATATTGAAAAACATCTACTTTCCAAATACTTGAGCATGGACATTGGAAATGACCAGACGTCACCCAAAGGGACTCAGGACTATGAATGCTGGATAGCCACTATACGATCCGAGGCAGAAGGTCACAATGAAGACCTTTATGCCTGTGCAGCATACCTCTTCCACCTCAACCTTGCTCTCATGGTCTATGAGGACTTACGGGCCACAGATGCCGTCCAAGCAGTTGAAACATTCAAGTTATCGACAAGGTCTAGCATTGATGTTACAACGACTGGAAGAAACTGCCGCCTCATCTATGAGAAAAATTTGCCAGAGTTGAGGGAGCTAGCAGAGAGGGATGATCCTTTGGGTAACCCAAAACTCCTCTGCCTGCAAGAACTCATCAAGCGTGTCTTCCAAAAAGAACCAAAGTCCAAAG CGATCGTATTAGCACGGACCAGGTTTGCTACATTGGCCCTCCTTGAATTCATTAAAGAAAGCCAAGATCTTCAAGAAATAGTTCGTCCAGTTCGTATTGTTGGACAGAGCAAGGAGGTTGATGCAGGACAGACTGAGGCCAAGCAGGAAGCAGCTCTTGACCGCTTCAGAGATG aTAATGAGGACCACCCAGACAGAGCAAACCTTCTCGTTGCGACTGACATCGTGCAAGAAGGTCTCAACATTCCTGCCTGCAATGCCATCATTCGCTACAACTTTGTCAGCAATGAGATTGGTACAGTGCAGTCCAAGGGCAGGGCAAGAGCAGACAAGTCCATGTGCTTTTTGATTGTAGAAAG TGGTTCTCTAAATCAGAGACGAGAATACAAGAACCGAGAAAGGATAATAAAAATGGATGAGGCCATCAAGCAAGCAAACGAGATGGATCCCAAGGAATGGCGCAGGCAGTTAGCACTGAGACAA CTGACTATCATCCAGCATGTGGAAGAGAAGGAGGCAAAGACCCAGGCCCACAAGTCTACTCATAATGCATCTAACGTCAAAGTCTTGTGCAATAGGGCAGACTGCAGGGCCTTTGTTTGCCATGCAAAGGACATTGAGCGCAGACTGTCCAACTATACCTGTCTTGATGGCACCATCTCGGAACGTACCAGGATCAGGAGATTCAATATTCCCAGAGAATTCAGAGAGTCAAGAACAGTCG GGTCAGTACACTGCGGGGAATGTGGCAATCAGTTGGGTCAAGCCATTGAGTTTCTTCGAGGAGGAGTTTACAAACCAGGCCACAACCTGTTGCTGAAAAGTCTTCTGTTTCAATACCAGCTGGAGGACGGAAGTCTGGAAGAAAAGACCTTCAACAAGTGGAAGAAGGTTGACTTTGAGATTGCTTCAGAACAATGA